The genome window AACTATAGGAAGACAGTTCAGTTAGTACAGCCTACATGACTGTATGCCACCCAGTAAAGGTGTTTAGTGTTaggaattattacttttttttttttaaatagctaagGCAAACAGTGAAAattcaaaacaattaatttaGACGAACAGTCCATCCACCAAAAAACATGGATAAGTTCATCAAAAACTACATGGAGTGAAGAAAAATGTCAGAATTAAAAGCATGATCTTCTCAAAATAAATACTACTCTGGTGCTGTATCAGTTTAAAAAGGGTCACTGTGTAGACTGATGTCTTGGGTCTCTAGCCGTACCTTTTGCCCAACTTTAACGATGGGAGTAGCCTTACATTTGAAATCAGAAAATCATTTGGCCAAGAGCTTTTCAAAACGTTTTGGAGCCAATTTCAacttttcacaaaactgttaaatatgtaattactaggaaaatacccgcactttgcagcagagaagtagtgtgttaaacaagtaatgaaaaagaaaaggaaacgttttgataataacgtaacatgcagtttttaaatgatggtttttattatttagggagaaaaaaaatccaaacctacattgccctgtgtgaaaaagtaattgccccctgaccctaataactggttgggccacccttagcagcaataactgcaatcaagcgtttgataacttgcaatgagtcttttacagctctggaggaattttggcccactcatctttgcagaattgttgtaattcagctttatttgagggttttctagcatgaaccgccttttaaggtcatgccatagcatctcaattggattcaggtcaggactttgactaggccactccaaagtcttcattgtcattcatgtgttttgggtcattgtcctgttgcagcacccaaaatcgctacagcttgagttgtgaacagatgaccggacattctccttcaggattttttggtagacagtagaattcatggttccatctatcacagcaagccttccaggtcctgaagcagcaaaacaaccccagaccatcacagtaccaccaccatattttactgtttgtatgatgttcttttctgaaatgctgtgttccttttacgccagatgtaacggacatttgccttccaaaagttcaacttttgtctcatcagtccacaagatattttcccaaaagtcttggcaatcattgagatgtttcttagcaaaattgagatgagccctaatgttcttttgcttaacagtggtttgtgtcttggaaatctgccatgcaggccgttttgcccagtctctttcttatggtggagtcgtgaacactgaccttaagtgaggcctgcagttctttagacattgtcctggggtcttttgtgacctctcagataagtcgtctctgcgctcttggggtaattttggttggcgcCACTCCTGAGAAGGCTCACAACTGTTCCATGTgtattttgccatttgtggataatggctctcactgtggttcgctggagtcccaaagctttagaaatggctttataacctttaccagactgatagatctcaattacttctgttctcatttgttcctgaatttctttggatcttggcatgatgtctagcttttgaggtgcttttggtctacttctctgtgtcaggcagctcctatttaagtgatttcttgattgaaacaggtgtggcagtaatcaggcctggggtggcttcGAAATTGAACTccgtgtgatacaccacagttaggttatttttaacaaggggcaattactttttcacacagggccatgtaggtttggattttttctcctaaataataaaaacatcatttaaaaactgcattttgtgtttacttgtgttatatttgactaatggttaaatgtgtttgatgatcagaaacattttgtgtgacaaacatgcaaaagaataagaaatcaggaaggggcaaatagttttcacaccactgtgtgtatatatatatatatatatatatatatatatatatatatatatatatacatatatatatatatatatatatatatatatatatatacatatatgcatatctacatatacacacatacatatatacacacaaatacatatatatatgcacacacatatataaacatatatatatatatatatatacatacatatctacaatgaaaaacattatttgtacaagatctttatccattcctaaataattaaatgggcaggctatttcgtatcactGCAAggcgctgcttgttaaaacggatgactcgctcttacgcaagtctgcgtggatattacgaactatcatatctgttcaagttcttttttaattttaaatagaaggaatttttatttagttgacagaaatatctttggtaggaatgtaagttaaatgtaggcatcattgcataaatttttcttcactatagaagtataaagagtaaatttgccttacattccaaccaaagatatttgtgtcgactaaataggacttgaaaagatatattttttcaatgtgatcgtgcaattcagatggagttgacgcgcactacatcgagcccgcgtgctattgtggtttcgcctgcgtgcctgaataagtcaccctcccctcgctcttacttttttaccattcatctaatgattacatggagtatggctttaccaaaacaatcattgatggcgaataaagtatccattattcatgaagcttaaATCGGTGATTTGTCTTtatgcgttaaccgcatattttttcacacgtctcaaaccaaggggatgcgaaggtaaaatgaatcgggaagcgctgatatatatatgtatgtgtgtgtatatatatatatatatatatatatgtatgtgtgtatatatatatatatatatatatatatatatactgtatatatatatattagttttatgtgaaataatgcaaagagtacacgacatgtgtttgcctaattttggggtcatgaACCTCGGACGCCGGCTCTTCCATTGTGCCAcggtgtggtttgtctatttgagagtatgtagatcgggtatatatatatgtatatatatatacacctccatttcatagcggagaagtagtgtgttaaggaagttatgaaaaagaaaagggaacattttaaaaataacgtaacatgattgtcattatacagtaattgttttgtgagtgttatgagtgttgctgtcatcaaggatttgattatcattatttgtttcaatcaggttcgtatatgtaggatgtgttgtgttcaagttacattccatgtttgtcaatcgttgtaaagataaccggtttcattcatcgattcgtttcttactgcatcaataaacagctcgtcttcctctttatctgagacgtgacacactgcatgcacggggttttttacactgtcttcctttagcgggacattgactttttccactgtgtgctctGTTTCCGCAGtatctgcacttatgaatatgcttgtatgtgtcacacgcttaaTATTTTtatgctgccttctcaattgtgtaattcgttttttgttcagcactctttggaactgttgctttttgtctgtgcactgcgacAGTTCATGTGAggtgctcggtgtacatgcatcgaaagttcccagctgtgctggtgccatctcgtgcgatatccacggctgtatttaatgttagctaagacccgggacttaaaagtttctctcgcagtttagctgagtttgtgccaaacaccacccttaccatctcatcttcgtctgcataagcacagtccttcacccgtgaatatttagcggtagtgtttcaattggattgctgctgacggacggccttatatgagaaggcactaaattacgtgggaggcgtaactccgcctcccacagccattgagcagaagtctattatagtatagtatatagacgaaaaaataggttccagttatgaccattatgcatagaatttcgaaatgaaacttgcccaaattttgtaagtaagctgtaaggaatgagcctgccaaatttcagccttctacctacacgggaagttggagaattagtgatgagtcagtgagggctttgccttttattagtatagatttaaaaacagaTGGAAAAGTGGAGAGGAAGATGACTCAAGGAATCTAGAATGACAACCATACAGGCACTCAAATGGTGACATTTTAGGAGCAGAGTGAACTGGCACATTCCTAGCAGAGTCAGCAATGGGTAGATAATTAACCCAGTCATCTTGATTAGGACCAATTAAACAGCACAAGTATTTCTGTAGGCCTctgttaattctttacatttgcccATTAGCTTCTGACTGATAACcaaacattttaagttttttaCAACAACCAAATCTCTGACAGAATAGTTTCTAGAAGCGAGAAATAAATGGAAGACCACAGTTTGATACACCTTGATACAGAAAACCATAGATACTACCAGTCttttctacagggtggtccagatctaattgtgcacatccatcatctggatgactttgatttatgcggggatgattccagttcagtacaaagatgattcttcatgtcgtcagttcatacACTTCTccatggtccgggatttttcgggtgattgtctatgtaataaactgaataagttatagcataatgaaaattgcataatttgatctggacTACCCTATAGAAAGACACCTGCCATGTGTTTCATAGAAGGAAATAAGATGCAAACATTTCAGAACTCAATCTACctccacaaaaattgtattaaAACCCTTGGAGGAAGGCATATCAGTAATAAAGTCCATGGTTTACTGCTCCCATGAACGTAATGGTAATGGAGCAGTCCAACATGTAGCTTGTATAATCCCAAACATCTTTATGCATAGTTTTCCAACAAAATTTGGCTGAAGTATCTTTAAACTCTGTGGTCTGATGACACAGTTCCAATATTTGCTTTTAAATGCTAGgaggaatacacacacacacacagcctgaAAGAAGGTATTTTGGGCAGGCTTAACCTCTGTCATTATATTATCAATTGGTAagattatacaggtaaaattctgttacaacaaactaatgggacctaaaaaatatttttttgtaagaaaaattGTGTTATAATGAGATTCTGTTTTTGTTACTAtattgctttctttaacttgcatccaggcatttgcaatcatttccatagctgcttttgtgttaattttcctcctgcctacaagttatgctgacgataatttttctcagcatttccttgcgataaaacactttcagggtgcaaatgatgcccaaatccaatggctgaagcactgctgtgcagttgggtgggaggaattcaacgagAACATTATCTAAATTTGGAAGCATGTTCTGGGCAACACAGTTATCAATtaggagccgaatcatccttttcttcatatTGAGAGGTTTTTGAACTCTTGAGACcctccccacccaacgggaacaacACGCTGAGGTGCTTCCCGAAGTGTGATTGCAGCATcagtggaagattgtttgtccattgccggggcagggcaaaaacagactcatagcgctgcagtgaagcgacacagaagcaaatcctaaaagatcagggtcgcactataagtccctgtcttgcactccaaaacacgaggctgagtttcagtactttagcaaaaccagctttattcagctgaTTACCAGGgaggcacacttatttattgtaacgTGATCTACCACTCTGCTATACTCAGACACAGCAGTCAAGCAGGTCGTGGCCAAATCAGTGACCAAGTActcctgttacctgcatttacaatgttcctcgCATATCGCCCATCgatcttttttgtttgctttggcaGAGACACACAGCACAGCTTTGAGCTatctgttgccccggcaacagataaaaaGTCTTCCATAAACACAGAGTTTGGAGTTCGGGACACTCTTCagcatgctgtctagttgggggagggcccaagagagtttacaaacctcacattttcttgaatgattgccgcattaataggaatgtttcttgaacgagcatcactgatccacataaaaacagctttttcgacgtcttcaaatgcagcagttcacataaaTTGGCAACccgtgatttttctttttttgctccgtctttcaagaaagttaacagtgttgatggtgaaattccaaattcagTTTCCATGTAGTTCACTGGCCTAATCtgcaaaaaacaataatgaaGTTAGCAAATGTCGACATGCTGGGAAAACAGACATACAGTGAAATATCCTTCTTCACAGTGTAAAACTGCACCCAGTTGGGTGTGTCTTGTTTTGAAGGCCTCCAACCTTTCTTGAGCCCATAAAATTGCACTGTATATGCCTGCCTCCAATCAGCAATCAGTACAAATGAGGCATTAAATGTGAGAGGTCTTCCAATATTGTAATGCATAAGAAAATATTCTGAATagttcttcaaatgcttcttttttTGCTGGACATCAAAGGGACAACCCTACCTCGTTTTTGTTATAGGAAAGGGCAAGTATATAGcgttttaaacaaataaacataccCCACTTCAAACTCTATTCTATTGATAACCTGCAGTAAAATTGCCTTTTTTGTGTTTAGCAAGATGAAATACCCAATTTATGACAAAGGACTGTGTTAAGATAGAagaaatgtgatttttaaaaaagtttagctTATGGATGAAAAACAAGAAGGCACATATTTAGCATCAATAATTTTAAGTTAGAGAGACTTGAATCTCTGACATTCACTAGGAACCTGTCGGGTTTGTATAGCAACGTAAAGAACAACTTGTTGACTCTTGAATTTAAATGTGTGCAAAAGGTGCCATCCTTCTTTGTAATAACAAGAGGATGGGATATTTGatttcaaatggaagaaattctCCACCTTCCTTCAACTACATACTCCATAGCTTGGTGTGTCTGTGACGTGGGAAATTATTTAGCGAGCAGAGTTAAAATATGGAACAATTAGTAACTGTGCTAGATTGTGGTCTTCAGTGTAGGACTGGACGTGAAGCAGATATTTTGATGACCTAGCATTTGATGTCTGATATATAATGGCAGGTCCTTCTGCAAtaaatctgaaaatcaaaaaatcattGGGCAGAGTTCTTGTATTAGCAGTGCTCATTTCATGAGGCTTAATCAGTCTCTCTTTTCCAGAAAAACTCTAGAATTTTGAATCGGCAAAGTAAAAGGAGTAAAGGGTACTTTAATATTTCTGGCCTCCTAGTGTCTGTATAAATCTATTTCTACTTCTTGTTCCTGACCTTAAGCTGGATAAATATCAGTCTTATTTCTGTGCAatttatagaaaagaaaaatacatgccTGAGCCGTTCTTTATTAATCAAATAACTGTAAAACTAACAGTTACAACTTCACTAAAGATCTAATGTCTCTGATGAACCACGGGATTTTGTGTaccgcttcttcttctttccgctgctcctgttaggggtccccacagtggatcatctttttccatatctttctgtcctctgtaacttgttctgttacacccatcacctacatgtcctctctcaccacatccataaatcttctcttaggccttcttcttttcctcttccctgaccactctatccttagcatccttctcccaatatactccacatctctcctctgcacatgaccaaaccaacacaatttcgcctctctgactttgtctcccaaccttccaacttgagctgaccctctaatgacctcatttctaatcttgtccatcctcgtcacacccagtgcacatcgcacatcttagcatcttttaactctgctacctccagctctgtctcctgctttctgaggTCAAcatagaggtgggattacatcagggatcagctctgggccctttcttatttgcaatggtgatggacaggttgacagacgagattagacaagagtccccatagactatgatgtttgctgatgacattgtgatctgtagggatagtagggagcagtttgaggagacccttgagaggtgaagatatgctctagagaagagaggaatgaaggtcagtaggaacaagacagaatacatgtgtgtaaatgaaagggaggtcagtggaatggtgaggatgcagggagtagagctggtgaaggtggatgagtttaaatacattggatcaacagtacagagtaatgggaattgtggatgagaggtggagagtgctggcagggtggaatgggtggagaagagtgtcgggtgtaatttgtgacagatgggtatcagcaagagtgaaagggaaggtctacaggacggtagtgagaccagctatgttatatggtttggagacggtggcacttaccagaaagcaggagacagagctggaggtggcagagttaaagacattaagatttacattgggtgtgacgaggatggataggattagaaataagtacattagagggtccgatcaagttggacggttgggagacataGTTAGTTGAGATTgcggtggtttggacatgtgcaaaggagagatgctgggtatattgggagaaggatgctaagtatagagctgccagggaagaagaaaagaggaaggcctaagagaaggtttatggatatggtgagagaggacatgcaggtgatgggtgtaacagaacaagatgcagaggacagaaagatatggaagaagatgatccgctgtggcaacccctaacgggagcaacagAAAGTAGTATGTAAATATACTATGTGGCTTATTGTCTAATAATTTTGATTGCCCAGGGGGAGTTCACACTTATTCCAATAAATTAGCTCCTCGATTAGCACAGTTATCCAAACAAGGTGGAGTGGTCATAGGGAACATAACCGATGTAATGAGTCCTTGGCAATGTCAATGTCACTGTGCATGTAGATGTACTGGCTTTATCATCCTTGACATTTCTATATGGGGTCTTCTCTAAAAGGTCTGCAGGTCATGTTGGTCACCCTTGCTGCCCCAGTTGCTCCTTATTTTTCAAGCCATTACCAAGCCATTAATGATAGTTGCTCATGGCTTGTTCCTGGTCCATGGTAACTCCATTCTAATATGGCTTCATGTGTTTGTTAATTGGGCCTGCAAATGTTGCGATTGTTGAAGTGTTAACTCCATTAGAATGCTTTTGTAAAGTGGGTTGCAAAAGGCATATACTGTTGAACACTGAATATTTTCTTGTagtgctattttattttaatcatttaaattttaactcttatttttatttctgtagacTTTCAGGAGAATGACAACTTGTCCTCTCTTCAGAGTTGTCCAAAAAATAAACAGCCTGATAAGAATGGGAAGAAACTGGCATCTGCAACAAAGAACTTGGTAACGGCCTCTCAGCACCCTAGATTTCAGCCTATTGTGAAGCTAACAAGGATCGATGCCATCAAATCTCAAACAGTGTACAATATAAATGCAATCCGCCAACAGTGTGTgggaacatttaaatataaattgaattcTAAAGATAATGGAAGGATTCATGGGAGTAAGAAACCGTATCACTGTCCTGAAGGTGGGAAACAATTCTCAGATAGTCACATGCCTAAGAAACGAGAAAAGACAATTCAGGGAAGGAGCCATACCACCGTTCTAAATGTGTTAAGAACTTGTCAAAACACAGCTATACCACAACTCCCATTGTAGAGAAATCATATTTGTATAAACGTGGCAAACGATTCTTACAAGTGAGCCACCTTCAGTCACACATGATTGGTCATGGAGGACAGGGTTTATGTCGTTGTCCAGTATGTGGTAAACATTTCTTTGACAAAAGCCATCTTCGCagacacaaaagaattcacactggagagaaaccatattgttGTTTTGAATGTGGCAAATGTTTCTCACAATCAAGCCATCTTCAGACACACATGAGAGTGCACAAAGGAGAACAGCCAttttcctgttctgaatgtggcaaacggttCTCACGAACAAGCCATCTTAAGACACACATGAGAGTGCACACAGGAGAACAGCCATTTTCCTGTTCTAAATGTGGCAAAAGGTTCTCACAAACAGGCCATCTTCAGCAACACATGAAAGTGCACACAGGAGAACAGCCAttttcctgttctgaatgtggcaaacgattttcaAGTAGAAGTAATCATCTGAAGCATTTAAGAGTTCACACTGGTGAGAAGCCCtattgctgtcctgaatgtggcaaaagattttACGACACAAGCAATCTTCTGCGTCATGCAGGAGTCCACAATAAAGACCATCTTTAGGTccgttctgaatgtggcaagaaaTTCTCACAAAGAGGCAGTTTTCGTAGACATATAAGAACACATGTTTGATAGAGGCCGTACTCGTTTCCTAAATGTGACAAGCTATTCACCGATAACAGCAGCCTTCATAGACACAACATAATTCATTCTGGATTAAGGCCATATTGTTACTATGAATGTGGAAAGCGATTCTTACAACCGTGCAGCTTCCAGCGACATGTAAGAACTCACACAAAAGAAAAGCCATACCGTTGCTCTAAGTGTGGAAAAACATTCATACAGAAAACCCCTCTTCAGGGAGACATGAAAATTCATGCTAAAAGGCAAACACCAAATAGactgtaaataacaaaatgaaaaatcagaaat of Polypterus senegalus isolate Bchr_013 unplaced genomic scaffold, ASM1683550v1 scaffold_376, whole genome shotgun sequence contains these proteins:
- the LOC120520098 gene encoding gastrula zinc finger protein XlCGF49.1-like, which codes for MIGHGGQGLCRCPVCGKHFFDKSHLRRHKRIHTGEKPYCCFECGKCFSQSSHLQTHMRVHKGEQPFSCSECGKRFSRTSHLKTHMRVHTGEQPFSCSKCGKRFSQTGHLQQHMKVHTGEQPFSCSECGKRFSSRSNHLKHLRVHTGEKPYCCPECGKRFYDTSNLLRHAGVHNKDHL